A genomic stretch from Setaria italica strain Yugu1 chromosome VII, Setaria_italica_v2.0, whole genome shotgun sequence includes:
- the LOC101762370 gene encoding probable CDP-diacylglycerol--inositol 3-phosphatidyltransferase 2 isoform X3 → MVTDRVSTACLLALLSQCYKPGLIFLMLLGLDITSHWFQMYSSLLSGKTSHKDVKHTNNWLLKLYYGYRPFMAFCCVSCEVLYIILFLFADEKSTSLLSVCRVVMKQSPLIVLVFISTLVGWAVKQVSNITQMKTAADTCVEFDPKHSK, encoded by the exons ATGGTTACAGATAG GGTTAGCACTGCTTGTTTGTTGGCCCTTCTCTCACAGTGTTACAA ACCTGGCTTAATTTTCTTGATGCTGCTTGGGTTGGATATCACGAGCCACTGGTTTCAAATGTATAG TTCTTTGTTGTCAGGTAAGACTAGCCACAAGGATGTAAAACACACAAACAATTGGCTACTAAAATTATATTATGGGTATAGGCCATTCATGGCCTTCTGTTGTGTTTCTTGTGAG GTTTTATATATTATCCTCTTTCTCTTTGCTGATGAGAAATCGACAAGCTTGCTTAGT GTATGTAGAGTTGTTATGAAGCAAAGTCCCCTCATTGTCTTGGTGTTCATCTCAACTCTAGTGGGCTGGGCAGTGAAACAAGTTAGCAACATCACCCAG ATGAAAACCGCTGCGGACACATGCGTCGAGTTTGATCCGAAGCACAGCAAGTGA
- the LOC101762770 gene encoding protein PYRICULARIA ORYZAE RESISTANCE 21 gives MAILVISVDLECCRCRAKITKVLDCLKEEFCIEKVEFEEKLNKVIVRGKFSGEQLSKKIWCKAGRIIKEIKIVEVWPPPPPKPDPPKEDPKPEPPKEEPKPPKEEPKPDPPKEDPKPPKEDPKPPKEEPKPPPPPKPEVKWVPYPYPLPYPWSPSQSWPCSCPPQRPCQCPPPRPLPWPPLPPHCTCSKNDDKHDRCSACGGERPDPPAKPPCQCGGRPPWPPCSCGPNKQPFWWPPPPPPPPGVVYPPPWCNIVTEDNPGCSIM, from the exons ATGGCTATCTTGGTTATCTCGGTGGACCTGGAATGCTGCCGCTGCAGAGCCAAGATCACCAAGGTCCTGGACTGCCTCAAAG AGGAGTTCTGCATCGAGAAGGTGGAGTTCGAGGAGAAGCTCAACAAGGTGATTGTGCGCGGCAAGTTCAGCGGCGAGCAGCTCTCCAAGAAGATCTGGTGCAAGGCCGGCAGGATCATCAAGGAGATCAAAATCGTCGAggtctggccgccgccgccgcccaagccggACCCCCCTAAGGAAGATCCAAAGCCAGAGCCACCCAAGGAAGAACCCAAGCCACCCAAGGAAGAACCCAAGCCGGACCCCCCTAAGGAAGATCCCAAGCCCCCCAAGGAAGATCCCAAGCCGCCCAAGGAAGAACctaagccgccgccgccgcccaaaccAGAGGTGAAGTGGGTGCCATACCCGTACCCTCTGCCGTACCCGTGGTCGCCGTCGCAGAGCTGGCCGTGCTCGTGCCCGCCGCAGCGGCCGTGCCagtgcccgccgccgcggccgctgccgtGGCCTCCTCTGCCGCCGCACTGCACGTGCTCCAAGAATGACGACAAGCACGACAGGTGCAGCGCCTGTGGCGGCGAAAGGCCCGACCCGCCGGCAAAGCCGCCGTGCCAGTGCGGCGGgaggccgccgtggccgccgtgCAGCTGCGGTCCCAACAAACAGCCGTtctggtggccgccgccgcctccgccgccgccgggggtcGTCTACCCGCCGCCGTGGTGCAATATCGTCACCGAGGACAACCCGGGATGCTCCATCATGTGA
- the LOC101762370 gene encoding probable CDP-diacylglycerol--inositol 3-phosphatidyltransferase 2 isoform X1, whose product MVKDGDILDNMLELLSCRVFQDHHKFHCICCSLFEQAPLCYPVLLQHRCKNFSFVLDGVDGWFARKFNQASTFGSVLDMVTDRVSTACLLALLSQCYKPGLIFLMLLGLDITSHWFQMYSSLLSGKTSHKDVKHTNNWLLKLYYGYRPFMAFCCVSCEVLYIILFLFADEKSTSLLSVCRVVMKQSPLIVLVFISTLVGWAVKQVSNITQMKTAADTCVEFDPKHSK is encoded by the exons ATGGTGAAAGATGGAGATATATTGGACAACATGCTAGAATTGTTATCATGCAGGGTATTTCAGGATCATCATAAATTTCATTGCATTTGCTGTTCGCTATTCGAACAAGCCCCTCTTTGCTATCCTGTACTTCTTCAG CATCGTTGCAAAAATTTCAGCTTTGTACTGGACGGTGTCGATGGTTGGTTCGCAAGGAAGTTTAATCAAG CATCAACATTTGGATCTGTGCTGGACATGGTTACAGATAG GGTTAGCACTGCTTGTTTGTTGGCCCTTCTCTCACAGTGTTACAA ACCTGGCTTAATTTTCTTGATGCTGCTTGGGTTGGATATCACGAGCCACTGGTTTCAAATGTATAG TTCTTTGTTGTCAGGTAAGACTAGCCACAAGGATGTAAAACACACAAACAATTGGCTACTAAAATTATATTATGGGTATAGGCCATTCATGGCCTTCTGTTGTGTTTCTTGTGAG GTTTTATATATTATCCTCTTTCTCTTTGCTGATGAGAAATCGACAAGCTTGCTTAGT GTATGTAGAGTTGTTATGAAGCAAAGTCCCCTCATTGTCTTGGTGTTCATCTCAACTCTAGTGGGCTGGGCAGTGAAACAAGTTAGCAACATCACCCAG ATGAAAACCGCTGCGGACACATGCGTCGAGTTTGATCCGAAGCACAGCAAGTGA
- the LOC101762370 gene encoding CDP-diacylglycerol--inositol 3-phosphatidyltransferase 1 isoform X2, giving the protein MPLPSAEKMLSVYLYIPNIIGYFRIIINFIAFAVRYSNKPLFAILYFFSFVLDGVDGWFARKFNQASTFGSVLDMVTDRVSTACLLALLSQCYKPGLIFLMLLGLDITSHWFQMYSSLLSGKTSHKDVKHTNNWLLKLYYGYRPFMAFCCVSCEVLYIILFLFADEKSTSLLSVCRVVMKQSPLIVLVFISTLVGWAVKQVSNITQMKTAADTCVEFDPKHSK; this is encoded by the exons ATGCCACTGCCTTCCGCAGAGAAGATGCTGTCAGTCTATCTTTACATTCCTAACATCATTG GGTATTTCAGGATCATCATAAATTTCATTGCATTTGCTGTTCGCTATTCGAACAAGCCCCTCTTTGCTATCCTGTACTTCTTCAG CTTTGTACTGGACGGTGTCGATGGTTGGTTCGCAAGGAAGTTTAATCAAG CATCAACATTTGGATCTGTGCTGGACATGGTTACAGATAG GGTTAGCACTGCTTGTTTGTTGGCCCTTCTCTCACAGTGTTACAA ACCTGGCTTAATTTTCTTGATGCTGCTTGGGTTGGATATCACGAGCCACTGGTTTCAAATGTATAG TTCTTTGTTGTCAGGTAAGACTAGCCACAAGGATGTAAAACACACAAACAATTGGCTACTAAAATTATATTATGGGTATAGGCCATTCATGGCCTTCTGTTGTGTTTCTTGTGAG GTTTTATATATTATCCTCTTTCTCTTTGCTGATGAGAAATCGACAAGCTTGCTTAGT GTATGTAGAGTTGTTATGAAGCAAAGTCCCCTCATTGTCTTGGTGTTCATCTCAACTCTAGTGGGCTGGGCAGTGAAACAAGTTAGCAACATCACCCAG ATGAAAACCGCTGCGGACACATGCGTCGAGTTTGATCCGAAGCACAGCAAGTGA
- the LOC101779949 gene encoding adenylate isopentenyltransferase 3, chloroplastic, with the protein MEDGRVVAGKPKVVFVLGATATGKSKLAIAIAERFNGEVINADKIQVHDGVPIITNKVTEEEKAGVPHHLLGVVHPDADFTAEEFRREAAAAVARVLSSGSLPVVAGGSNTYIEALVEGDGAAFRSAHDLLFIWVDAEQALLEWYAALRVDDMVARGLVAEARAAFAGTEADYSRGVRRAIGLPEMHAYLVAEREGGAAEHELAAMFDRAVREIKENTFGLARTQAEKIRRLSSLDGWDVRRVDVTPVLARKADGAACHEETWKKLVWQPCEDMVRAFLELEEDPTAAAAAAVVPTVVAAGGASSVVATAAAAAADLAITADTI; encoded by the coding sequence ATGGAGGACGGTCGTGTCGTTGCCGGGAAGCCCAAGGTGGTGTTCGTGctcggcgccaccgccaccggcaaGTCGAAgctcgccatcgccatcgccgaGCGCTTCAACGGCGAGGTCATCAACGCCGACAAGATCCAGGTCCACGACGgcgtgcccatcatcacgaaCAAGGtcaccgaggaggagaaggccggGGTGCCCCACCACCTCCTCGGCGTCGTCCACCCCGACGCCGACTTCACCGCGGAGGAGTTccggcgcgaggcggcggccgccgtcgcccgcgtgCTTTCGTCGGGCAGCCTCCCCGTCGTGGCCGGCGGGTCCAACACCTACATCGAGGCGCTGGTGGAAGGCGACGGCGCCGCCTTCCGCTCGGCGCACGACCTCCTCTTCATCTGGGTGGACGCCGAGCAGGCGCTGCTGGAGTGGTACGCTGCGCTGCGCGTGGACGACATGGTGGCGCGCGGGCTCGTCGCCGAGGCCCGCGCGGCGTTCGCCGGCACCGAGGCCGACTACTCCCGCGGCGTGCGCCGCGCGATCGGGCTCCCCGAGATGCACGCGTACCTGGTCGCGGAGCgcgagggcggcgcggcggagcacGAGCTCGCCGCCATGTTCGACCGCGCGGTGCGCGAGATCAAGGAGAACACCTTCGGCCTCGCCCGCACGCAGGCCGAGAAGATCCGTCGCCTGAGCTCTCTGGACGGCTGGGACGTCCGCCGCGTCGACGTGACACCGGTGCTCGCACGCAAGGCCGACGGAGCCGCCTGCCACGAGGAGACATGGAAGAAGCTCGTCTGGCAGCCTTGCGAGGACATGGTGAGAGCTTTCCTCGAGCTGGAAGAGGATCCTacggccgctgctgccgccgccgtcgtcccaaCTGTTGTTGCTGCCGGCGGCGCCAGCAGCGTcgtcgccaccgcggcggccgccgccgctgatcTGGCCATCACCGCAGATACCATATAG
- the LOC101763178 gene encoding protein PYRICULARIA ORYZAE RESISTANCE 21: protein MATLIITVDPECCRCSSKIQKVLCYIQERCEFVIEKVVYEKDKVIVSGPFDANKLSCYLWCKAGRIIKNIEIPEPPPPPPPPPPPPPPPPPPEPKCKLICPYPYPYPCPKPGAWSPPCSCPPPHCGCQYKPPSPPPPPPPLPKQPPCKYPTWSSSCYCGGYPPCVPPTMPCPMVVCDDSPPYGTCTVM, encoded by the exons ATGGCGACGTTGATCATCACGGTGGACCCGGAGTGCTGCCGCTGCAGCAGCAAGATCCAGAAGGTCCTCTGCTATATCCAAG AGCGATGCGAGTTCGTCATCGAGAAGGTGGTGTACGAGAAGGACAAGGTGATCGTCTCCGGGCCCTTCGACGCCAACAAGCTCAGCTGCTACCTCTGGTGCAAGGCCGGCAGGATCATCAAGAACATCGAGATCCccgagccaccgccgccgcctcctcctcctcctcctcctcctcctcctcctcctcctccggagCCCAAGTGCAAGCTGATATGCCCGTATCCTTACCCGTACCCGTGCCCGAAGCCCGGCGCCTGGTCGCCGCCATGCAGCTGCCCCCCGCCGCACTGCGGGTGCCAGTACaagccgccgtctccgccgcctcctccgcctccgctgccgAAACAGCCGCCGTGCAAGTACCCGACGTGGTCGTCGTCGTGCTACTGCGGCGGCTACCCACCGTGCGTGCCGCCGACCATGCCGTGCCCGATGGTCGTCTGCGATGACAGCCCGCCCTACGGGACCTGCACCGTCATGTAA